The Deinococcus sp. KNUC1210 nucleotide sequence CGCAGTGGGTTTCTTTACCCAGCCGTTTTTCGATCTGAGAATGCTGGAAATCTGGGCCGAACTGCTGCCAGACTGCGAGGTGTTCTGGGGCGCGACCTCTGTTACGACAGAGCGCAGCCTGAGCTACTGGCAGAACCGGAACAAGGCGGTCCTGCCGAAGAACTTCGATCTGAGCCTGGAGGCCAACCGCGCCTTTGCCCGCGAGCTGCTGGCATTCGCGCGGCACTCCGGCGGGCACGCCTACTTCATGCCGATACGGGAAAGCGCGGCGGAATACCTCAGCGGCGTGCTGTAATCTCGCACCCGCGACCGCTCCGGCCCGGCACTTTTTGGTGCAGCCGGAGCGGTTTTGTGTTGTGATGGGGCGTGCCCTGTTCCAGTTTCCAGCACGTTCGCTCTTGCCGATAATCGTGACTTGCGTTATTATTACGTCTGTAGCAGAATACACCGGGGGATTTATGAATGAATCGATCAAGTGAAAGCATTCTGTCACTGGCCCCCGACGCTTCCAGTGCAGCCGCCGCCCGAAAGCTGCTGAGTCCGGGCAAATGGCCCACGCTGTCTGCCTCGCCAGAAGCGCTGTGGGGGAATGTCAGGGCAGCGGCGCTCAGCCGTATGTGGTGGGCGTGGACCTGAGAACGCCGGAACTGGCCTCAAAGTGCTCTTGCCCCAGCCGCAAATTTCCGTGCAAACACGCGCTGGCACTGCTGCTGCTGGAGGCCGGGCAGCAGGGAACCTGGACCGCTGCGCCGCTGCCCGACACGTTGCAGAAGTGGCTGGATGGACGGCAGGCCCGCGCCGAGACGGCAGCGACGCCGAAGCCCGAAAAGCCCGTCGACCCTGCCGCGAAGGCCAAACGCGAGGCCGCCCGCAGCCGGAAGATCACGCGGGGGCTGGAAGATCTGCACCTGTGGCTTCAGGACCTGATCCGCGAGGGATTACAGGCCGCACGCACGCGTTCGTACCGCGACTGGGACACGCAGGCCGCGAGACTGATCGACGCGCAGGCTCCGGGGGCGGCGCGGCTGGTGCGCCAGATTCCGGAGCACCTGCCAGACGAGACGGGCGAGGCGCTGCTGATGCATCTGGGGAAAGTGGCGCTGCTGTGCGAGGGCTGGCAGCAGCGCGAGACGCTGAGTGAACCCGAGAGAGCGCAACTGCTGACCGCGCTGGGACAACCGCTGAGCACAGCGCTGCCGCCCGGCGACGCCCCGGCGGACCACTGGACGGTCATGGGCGCACACACCGAGCAGGACGGTAAGCTGAACGCCCGCCGAACCTGGCTGCGCCGCGACTCGGACAGCAAAATCGGCGTGTTGCTGGAATTCGCGCCCCAGGGCACCGGCCTGAGCGCCGAATGGCCCGCCCGCCACAGCGCCGCGCTGAACCTGCACTTCGTGCCGACCGCCCACCCCCAGCGCCTCATTTCAGGCTCGGCAGACGCGAGATTTTCTGCCACCTCTCAGCCGCCCTCCGCCGTCGGCATCCGTGAGCTGTACGCCGAGTACGCCAGGGCACTGGCCCTGAATCCCTGGACCGAATTCATCGGCTTCGAAATCGGCCCGGTCAGCATTCTTCCCGATCCGCCACAGGCCCACGATGATCACGGCGACGCGGTGCCGCTGGCAGACGCCGACCCCTACGCGCTGCTGGCCCACAGCGCCGGGCAACGGATGCACCTGTTCGGAGAATGGGACGGGCGAGCATTTCGGCCCCTCAGCGCCGTGCCCGAGCGCCAGGTGGACAGACCATGACCGCCAGCGACCTCGAACTGCTGGCAGCAGCGGCCCGGCGAGGTACCGCCCGCAGCGCCTTACCCGAGCCGAGCGCCACCGCACTGGGCGCAGCGCTGGCAGCAGTCAGCCGCGACACACCCGAAGCCGCGCTGCTGGCCCGCGCCGCTCTGGTGGGCCTGCATGCCAGGGCTGGACGCCTGCCCGCCCGCGCCACTGACACAGCCCCTCTCTTTCAGCCGACGGAAGGAGTCGCCCGCTCCGCGCCTGCCGCCGTGCTGGCCCTGCTGCCCACCCTGATGAGCCTGCCCCCTCTGATGCAGGAACTGCTGCAACGAGCGGCGATGCGCGGCCTGCATCTTCCCGTCACCGACGCACGCCTGGTTCTCGAACAGCTTGGCACCCAGGGCGGCGACCCACTCAGCGGAACGCTCTGGCCGGTACTGGATGAGGTCGGGCGCTGGCTGGCGCGGCTGCATCCGGTCTGGAAGCGGCAGGACCCGGCCCAGGCGAGCGAATCGGTGCAGCTCGAACGTCTGCGCCGTGAGCTGGTCGAGGCGCACGCCACAGACCCCCACGCTGTTACCGCCGACCTGCTGACCCGCTGGCCCACCCTGAAGGCCGACGAGCGCCGCACTGCGCTGAACGCCGTGGCAGGCAGCCTTCATCCCGCCGACCTGCCGCTGCTGACCCTGGCCCAGCGCGACCGTCTGGACGACGTGCGCCGCCTCGCCCGGCTGCTGCCTGCTCGGCTACCGGGGCCGCTGGCCGACGAGGTGCGTGCCGCGCTTCAGGCCCTTGTCAAGCTGGACAAGAAGGGCAAGCTGAAGGTGGGCGTGCAGGACATTCCGGCCGCGCTGCGCGATCCGGCACCCAAAAAGGGCGTGGTGGAAGACGAACTGGCGCTGCTGCTCGGGGCCACGCCCGTAGACGAACTGGCAGCGCTCCTGGGGGGGCCGGACATTCTGCGCCTGCTCTCGGAGTACCGGAGCCCCAGCGGCATGCACAGTGGCTTTGCCGATCTGCGGCAGGCGGCAGCAGGTGGGGCCAGTCTGGACGCCCTGACGGTCCTGGCTCCCTCGCTGGAAATGGCGCTGACGGCGTGGCCGCAGGCACGGGTGCGCGAACGGCTGTGGGAGGCTCTCGACCGGCTGCTGACTCAGAAGCAGCCCGACAGCAGTCTGCTGAGTGCGACTTCGGCGCTGCTGCACGCCCTGATCGGCCCGCTGGCCGGAGCTGCCACGCCGCCGGAACCCGGCAAACCCGGTCTGTTTCAGCGGCTCAGAACGTTCGTCCAGCCTGCCGCGCCAGACGAATTCACACGGCTGCACCGCGTCTTCGACTCCCTGCTGCGCCACGTCGCCACCGAGCTACCCGAGCAGCCACACATTCACATGCATCTGCTGGCGGCGCTGATCCTTCAGCTCGACCCCGCTCGCCCGCTGCCCGAGCTGCCCGCCCCGCCACCTCTGCCCAC carries:
- a CDS encoding SWIM zinc finger family protein, which codes for MAHAVCLARSAVGECQGSGAQPYVVGVDLRTPELASKCSCPSRKFPCKHALALLLLEAGQQGTWTAAPLPDTLQKWLDGRQARAETAATPKPEKPVDPAAKAKREAARSRKITRGLEDLHLWLQDLIREGLQAARTRSYRDWDTQAARLIDAQAPGAARLVRQIPEHLPDETGEALLMHLGKVALLCEGWQQRETLSEPERAQLLTALGQPLSTALPPGDAPADHWTVMGAHTEQDGKLNARRTWLRRDSDSKIGVLLEFAPQGTGLSAEWPARHSAALNLHFVPTAHPQRLISGSADARFSATSQPPSAVGIRELYAEYARALALNPWTEFIGFEIGPVSILPDPPQAHDDHGDAVPLADADPYALLAHSAGQRMHLFGEWDGRAFRPLSAVPERQVDRP
- a CDS encoding DUF5691 domain-containing protein, which gives rise to MTASDLELLAAAARRGTARSALPEPSATALGAALAAVSRDTPEAALLARAALVGLHARAGRLPARATDTAPLFQPTEGVARSAPAAVLALLPTLMSLPPLMQELLQRAAMRGLHLPVTDARLVLEQLGTQGGDPLSGTLWPVLDEVGRWLARLHPVWKRQDPAQASESVQLERLRRELVEAHATDPHAVTADLLTRWPTLKADERRTALNAVAGSLHPADLPLLTLAQRDRLDDVRRLARLLPARLPGPLADEVRAALQALVKLDKKGKLKVGVQDIPAALRDPAPKKGVVEDELALLLGATPVDELAALLGGPDILRLLSEYRSPSGMHSGFADLRQAAAGGASLDALTVLAPSLEMALTAWPQARVRERLWEALDRLLTQKQPDSSLLSATSALLHALIGPLAGAATPPEPGKPGLFQRLRTFVQPAAPDEFTRLHRVFDSLLRHVATELPEQPHIHMHLLAALILQLDPARPLPELPAPPPLPTLDPLKKPSKETLQNVQHQEWQRSNLERQYADLTQLHALRRRIQTLLPGPALSDPTEGAES